The Streptomyces sp. NBC_00775 genome includes the window CGCCGAAGCTCTGGCCGAGGACGGTCCAGGGGGCGCCGCCGGTGAGCCGGGGCCGGATGGCCTCGCAGTCGCGGACGATGGAGTCGGCGCGGAAGTGCGTGAGGTAGTCGGCCTGTTCGCGCGGGCCGCCGCGCAGCGGGAGGGTCTGCCGGTTGGCGGGCGTGGAGTGGCCGGTGCCGCGCTGGTCGAGAAGCAGCACCCGGAACTCCTTCAGCGCGCGGCCGAGCCAGGCCTGCTTGCCGACGAAGCGGTTGGCGCCGAAGCCGGGGCCGCCTTGGAGGTAGACCAGCCAGGGAAGGTCCTGCTGCGCTTTGTCGGCCCTGTCGCTCGCGACGACCTCACGGGCGAACAGCTCGATGCTCTCCCCCGCCGGGTCGTCGTGGTCGAGGGGCACGGTGAAGCGGTGGTCGGTGAGGACGACACCGGGCTGGCGGTAGCTGACGGTCAACAGGGCTCCCGAGACGAACGGATTCCAGGCTGCGTCCCAGTTGAGCACATGTTCCGCGGGCGGCGGAGCCCGGGGATCAAGAAAACTTACTGAACACCGGCTCAGCCCGCTCGCCGGCGGGGGCCGCCCGGCAGCCCCTGCTCGCACTGAACCGGCGGTCAGCGCGCCGACAGACTGGAGCGGCGCACCACCAGCTCCGGCTGGAGCACGACCCGCCGGTGCTCGTGCGGCGCGGGCGCGGTCTCCGCCTCGATCTCCTCAAGGAGCAGCTCGGCGGCGAGGGCTCCCATGGTCACGGCGGGCTGGCGTACGGAGGTGAGCGGGACGGCCGCGGCGGCGGCGAACTCGATGTCGTCGTAGCCGACGATCGCGAGGTCGTCGGGTACGCCGACCCCGGCCGCGTACATGGCCTGCAGGACGCCGAGGGCGAGCAGGTCGTTGGCACAGAAGACGGCGGTGGGGCGCTCGGCGAGGCCGAGCAGCCGGGCTCCGGCGTCGCGCCCCGCGGCCACGTCGAGCCGCTCGGTGGGCAGCTCGCGCAGGCAGTCCGGGCCGAGTCCCGCCTCGGCCAGGGCGTTCAGGGCGCCGGTGCGGCGGTCCCTGACCTGGTTGAGTCCGGGCGGCCCGCTGACGTACGCGATGGAGCGGTGACCGGCGTCCACGAGATGCCGTACGGCGAGCGCGCCGCCGGCCACGTCGTCGACCGAGACGGAGCACTCGGTGGTGCCCTCGGCGACCCGGTCGACCAGCACGAACGGGATGCCGTTGCGGCGGAACGCCTCGATGTTGCGCCCGCTCGCGTCGGTGGGCGTCAGCAGCACCCCGCGCACCCGCTGCTCGGCGAAGAGCGACAGATAGTCGGCCTCCTCGCTGGAGCTCTGCGCGCTGTTGCAGACCATCACGCCGAGCCCGGTGTCCCGCGCGGCGCGCTCGGCGCCCCGCGCGACGTCCACGAAGAACGGGTTGCCCATGTCGAGGACGAGCAGGCCCATGATCCGGCTGCGCCCGGCCCGCAGCTGTCGCGCGGATTCGCTGCGGACATAGCCGAGCCGGTCGATGGCGGACAGCACCCGCGCCCGGGTCTCGGAGGCGACCGAGTCGGGGCGGTTGATCACGTTCGAGACCGTACCGACGGAGACTCCGGCGGCACGGGCGACGTCCTTGATACCCACCGACTGGGCCATCGGGCGGGAACCTCCAGGGAAACGAGAAGCGGCGGGCGCGGCCCTCACACTACCCGCGTGAGGGCCGCGCCCGGTGGTCACGAAGGCAACTTGAAATCGACGACGTGCAGGGCCGACGGCGTCGTACCGCTGGACTTCTCCTGGTACATGAATGACAGCGTTCCATCCTGCGAGACGCGCATCTCGTCGATCACGACCTCACCGAAGGCGTTGAGGGCGCTGCCGTCGTAGAGGAGCGCCCAGTCGGTGTACCCGGACGACTTCGAGGCGCCGGCGATCCGGCCGAACGGCATGATCGCGTACGCGTTGT containing:
- a CDS encoding LacI family DNA-binding transcriptional regulator, which produces MAQSVGIKDVARAAGVSVGTVSNVINRPDSVASETRARVLSAIDRLGYVRSESARQLRAGRSRIMGLLVLDMGNPFFVDVARGAERAARDTGLGVMVCNSAQSSSEEADYLSLFAEQRVRGVLLTPTDASGRNIEAFRRNGIPFVLVDRVAEGTTECSVSVDDVAGGALAVRHLVDAGHRSIAYVSGPPGLNQVRDRRTGALNALAEAGLGPDCLRELPTERLDVAAGRDAGARLLGLAERPTAVFCANDLLALGVLQAMYAAGVGVPDDLAIVGYDDIEFAAAAAVPLTSVRQPAVTMGALAAELLLEEIEAETAPAPHEHRRVVLQPELVVRRSSLSAR